One genomic window of Osmia bicornis bicornis chromosome 5, iOsmBic2.1, whole genome shotgun sequence includes the following:
- the LOC114876549 gene encoding U6 snRNA-associated Sm-like protein LSm5, with protein sequence MTSSVSTNPSTLLPLELVDKCIGSRIHIIMKNDKEIVGTLLGFDDFVNMLLEDVTESEATPEGRRVTKLDQILLNGSNITMLVPGGEMPDT encoded by the exons ATGACGAGTTCTGTCAGTACAAATCCATCGACGCTATTGCCCTTAG AATTAGTTGACAAATGTATTGGTTCTCGTATACAcattattatgaaaaatgataaagaaatTGTCGGCACATTGTTGGGTTTTGACGACTTTGTAAATATGCTTCTGGAAGATGTGACAGAAAGCGAAGCAACTCCTGAAGGCCGAAGAGTAACTAAACTTGATCAAATTTTACTCAACGGAAGTAATATTACAATG CTTGTACCTGGTGGAGAAATGCCtgatacataa
- the LOC114876555 gene encoding serine/threonine-protein kinase mos isoform X7: MYCSCYKYSCKMASPQRLAAKLYNISPRLLKNVEKRQFLSPTTPVRNTYKRNIENKDQLSPFNLDTPNRRKILQDGLPAKRGTVLGSGGFGTVYKAFYKGDQVAAKMMQTEKCSSALSSEKHASFLKHSNIVKVLMVEQGVSLSLIAMELCGPTLQDRLDETALTKFERVSILRDVTSALQFCHNAGIVHADVKPKNILMSADGLSKLTDFGSSVSVGEPSEITEFHGTPGYSAPEVLKGNTPTPAADIYSLADPKMMTVMMNLMNDVGFKRSEVRNMP, translated from the exons ATGTATTGTTCTTGTTACAAATACAGTTGCAAAATGGCTTCACCACAAAGGCTAGCAGCtaaattgtataatatatcACCCCGTTTGCTAAAGAATGTGGAAAAAAg ACAATTCTTAAGTCCAACAACTCCAGTTAGAAATACTTATAAACGAAATATCGAAAACAAGGATCAATTATCTCCTTTTAATCTTGATACCCCTAATAGGAGAAAGATATTACAAGATGGTCTTCCCGCTAAACGTGGTACAGTACTCGGAAGCGGTGGGTTTGGTACTGTGTATAAGGCGTTTTACAAAG GTGATCAAGTAGCAGCTAAAATGATGCAGACAGAAAAGTGTTCCAGTGCCCTGAGCTCTGAAAAACATGCCTcttttttaaaacattctAATATAGTAAAAGTATTGATGGTCGAACAAGGTGTTTCTTTATCTTTAATTGCAATGGAATTATGTGGTCCTACTTTACAAGATCGTTTAGACGAAACGGCATTAACTAAATTTGAAAGAGTTTCCATATTAAGAGATGTGACTAGTGCACTACAATTTTGTCACAATGCTGGCATTGTTCATGCAGATGTTAAGCCCAAGAACATCTTAATGTCTGCAGATGGTTTATCAAAACTTACTGACTTTGGTAGTTCTGTATCAGTAGGAGAACCAAGTGAAATTACAGAATTTCAT GGTACACCAGGGTATAGTGCTCCAGAAGTATTAAAAGGAAATACACCAACTCCTGCAGCAGATATTTATTCTTTAG CCGACCCAAAGATGATGACAGTGATGATGAATTTAATG AACGATGTAGGATTCAAAAGAAGTGAGGTTAGAAATATGCCGTAA
- the LOC114876555 gene encoding serine/threonine-protein kinase mos isoform X3 — MYCSCYKYSCKMASPQRLAAKLYNISPRLLKNVEKRQFLSPTTPVRNTYKRNIENKDQLSPFNLDTPNRRKILQDGLPAKRGTVLGSGGFGTVYKAFYKGDQVAAKMMQTEKCSSALSSEKHASFLKHSNIVKVLMVEQGVSLSLIAMELCGPTLQDRLDETALTKFERVSILRDVTSALQFCHNAGIVHADVKPKNILMSADGLSKLTDFGSSVSVGEPSEITEFHGTPGYSAPEVLKGNTPTPAADIYSLGIVAWQMISRKLPFAGLHSHTIIYISAKGSRPKDDDSDDEFNGVYKTLYRKMWSQNASDRPTTNEIIKRCRIQKK, encoded by the exons ATGTATTGTTCTTGTTACAAATACAGTTGCAAAATGGCTTCACCACAAAGGCTAGCAGCtaaattgtataatatatcACCCCGTTTGCTAAAGAATGTGGAAAAAAg ACAATTCTTAAGTCCAACAACTCCAGTTAGAAATACTTATAAACGAAATATCGAAAACAAGGATCAATTATCTCCTTTTAATCTTGATACCCCTAATAGGAGAAAGATATTACAAGATGGTCTTCCCGCTAAACGTGGTACAGTACTCGGAAGCGGTGGGTTTGGTACTGTGTATAAGGCGTTTTACAAAG GTGATCAAGTAGCAGCTAAAATGATGCAGACAGAAAAGTGTTCCAGTGCCCTGAGCTCTGAAAAACATGCCTcttttttaaaacattctAATATAGTAAAAGTATTGATGGTCGAACAAGGTGTTTCTTTATCTTTAATTGCAATGGAATTATGTGGTCCTACTTTACAAGATCGTTTAGACGAAACGGCATTAACTAAATTTGAAAGAGTTTCCATATTAAGAGATGTGACTAGTGCACTACAATTTTGTCACAATGCTGGCATTGTTCATGCAGATGTTAAGCCCAAGAACATCTTAATGTCTGCAGATGGTTTATCAAAACTTACTGACTTTGGTAGTTCTGTATCAGTAGGAGAACCAAGTGAAATTACAGAATTTCAT GGTACACCAGGGTATAGTGCTCCAGAAGTATTAAAAGGAAATACACCAACTCCTGCAGCAGATATTTATTCTTTAGGTATTGTAGCTTGGCAAATGATATCTAGAAAACTACCATTTGCTGGATTACATAGTCACacaattatatatatttctgcAAAGGGAAGCCGACCCAAAGATGATGACAGTGATGATGAATTTAATGGTGTGTATAAAACACTATACAGGAAAATGTGGTCACAGAATGCTAGTGACAGACCCACAACTAATGAAATAATAA AACGATGTAGGATTCAAAAGAAGTGA
- the LOC114876555 gene encoding serine/threonine-protein kinase mos isoform X5, whose protein sequence is MYCSCYKYSCKMASPQRLAAKLYNISPRLLKNVEKRQFLSPTTPVRNTYKRNIENKDQLSPFNLDTPNRRKILQDGLPAKRGTVLGSGGFGTVYKAFYKGDQVAAKMMQTEKCSSALSSEKHASFLKHSNIVKVLMVEQGVSLSLIAMELCGPTLQDRLDETALTKFERVSILRDVTSALQFCHNAGIVHADVKPKNILMSADGLSKLTDFGSSVSVGEPSEITEFHGTPGYSAPEVLKGNTPTPAADIYSLGIVAWQMISRKLPFAGLHSHTIIYISAKGSRPKDDDSDDEFNERCRIQKK, encoded by the exons ATGTATTGTTCTTGTTACAAATACAGTTGCAAAATGGCTTCACCACAAAGGCTAGCAGCtaaattgtataatatatcACCCCGTTTGCTAAAGAATGTGGAAAAAAg ACAATTCTTAAGTCCAACAACTCCAGTTAGAAATACTTATAAACGAAATATCGAAAACAAGGATCAATTATCTCCTTTTAATCTTGATACCCCTAATAGGAGAAAGATATTACAAGATGGTCTTCCCGCTAAACGTGGTACAGTACTCGGAAGCGGTGGGTTTGGTACTGTGTATAAGGCGTTTTACAAAG GTGATCAAGTAGCAGCTAAAATGATGCAGACAGAAAAGTGTTCCAGTGCCCTGAGCTCTGAAAAACATGCCTcttttttaaaacattctAATATAGTAAAAGTATTGATGGTCGAACAAGGTGTTTCTTTATCTTTAATTGCAATGGAATTATGTGGTCCTACTTTACAAGATCGTTTAGACGAAACGGCATTAACTAAATTTGAAAGAGTTTCCATATTAAGAGATGTGACTAGTGCACTACAATTTTGTCACAATGCTGGCATTGTTCATGCAGATGTTAAGCCCAAGAACATCTTAATGTCTGCAGATGGTTTATCAAAACTTACTGACTTTGGTAGTTCTGTATCAGTAGGAGAACCAAGTGAAATTACAGAATTTCAT GGTACACCAGGGTATAGTGCTCCAGAAGTATTAAAAGGAAATACACCAACTCCTGCAGCAGATATTTATTCTTTAGGTATTGTAGCTTGGCAAATGATATCTAGAAAACTACCATTTGCTGGATTACATAGTCACacaattatatatatttctgcAAAGGGAAGCCGACCCAAAGATGATGACAGTGATGATGAATTTAATG AACGATGTAGGATTCAAAAGAAGTGA
- the LOC114876555 gene encoding serine/threonine-protein kinase mos isoform X1 has protein sequence MYCSCYKYSCKMASPQRLAAKLYNISPRLLKNVEKRQFLSPTTPVRNTYKRNIENKDQLSPFNLDTPNRRKILQDGLPAKRGTVLGSGGFGTVYKAFYKGDQVAAKMMQTEKCSSALSSEKHASFLKHSNIVKVLMVEQGVSLSLIAMELCGPTLQDRLDETALTKFERVSILRDVTSALQFCHNAGIVHADVKPKNILMSADGLSKLTDFGSSVSVGEPSEITEFHGTPGYSAPEVLKGNTPTPAADIYSLGIVAWQMISRKLPFAGLHSHTIIYISAKGSRPKDDDSDDEFNGVYKTLYRKMWSQNASDRPTTNEIISTSCNKKRLMIEIHIFKLY, from the exons ATGTATTGTTCTTGTTACAAATACAGTTGCAAAATGGCTTCACCACAAAGGCTAGCAGCtaaattgtataatatatcACCCCGTTTGCTAAAGAATGTGGAAAAAAg ACAATTCTTAAGTCCAACAACTCCAGTTAGAAATACTTATAAACGAAATATCGAAAACAAGGATCAATTATCTCCTTTTAATCTTGATACCCCTAATAGGAGAAAGATATTACAAGATGGTCTTCCCGCTAAACGTGGTACAGTACTCGGAAGCGGTGGGTTTGGTACTGTGTATAAGGCGTTTTACAAAG GTGATCAAGTAGCAGCTAAAATGATGCAGACAGAAAAGTGTTCCAGTGCCCTGAGCTCTGAAAAACATGCCTcttttttaaaacattctAATATAGTAAAAGTATTGATGGTCGAACAAGGTGTTTCTTTATCTTTAATTGCAATGGAATTATGTGGTCCTACTTTACAAGATCGTTTAGACGAAACGGCATTAACTAAATTTGAAAGAGTTTCCATATTAAGAGATGTGACTAGTGCACTACAATTTTGTCACAATGCTGGCATTGTTCATGCAGATGTTAAGCCCAAGAACATCTTAATGTCTGCAGATGGTTTATCAAAACTTACTGACTTTGGTAGTTCTGTATCAGTAGGAGAACCAAGTGAAATTACAGAATTTCAT GGTACACCAGGGTATAGTGCTCCAGAAGTATTAAAAGGAAATACACCAACTCCTGCAGCAGATATTTATTCTTTAGGTATTGTAGCTTGGCAAATGATATCTAGAAAACTACCATTTGCTGGATTACATAGTCACacaattatatatatttctgcAAAGGGAAGCCGACCCAAAGATGATGACAGTGATGATGAATTTAATGGTGTGTATAAAACACTATACAGGAAAATGTGGTCACAGAATGCTAGTGACAGACCCACAACTAATGAAATAATAA GTACAAGCTGCAATAAAAAACGATTGATGATAGAAATACACATTTTCAAGTTATATTAA
- the LOC114876555 gene encoding serine/threonine-protein kinase mos isoform X4, translating into MYCSCYKYSCKMASPQRLAAKLYNISPRLLKNVEKRQFLSPTTPVRNTYKRNIENKDQLSPFNLDTPNRRKILQDGLPAKRGTVLGSGGFGTVYKAFYKGDQVAAKMMQTEKCSSALSSEKHASFLKHSNIVKVLMVEQGVSLSLIAMELCGPTLQDRLDETALTKFERVSILRDVTSALQFCHNAGIVHADVKPKNILMSADGLSKLTDFGSSVSVGEPSEITEFHGTPGYSAPEVLKGNTPTPAADIYSLGIVAWQMISRKLPFAGLHSHTIIYISAKGSRPKDDDSDDEFNGTSCNKKRLMIEIHIFKLY; encoded by the exons ATGTATTGTTCTTGTTACAAATACAGTTGCAAAATGGCTTCACCACAAAGGCTAGCAGCtaaattgtataatatatcACCCCGTTTGCTAAAGAATGTGGAAAAAAg ACAATTCTTAAGTCCAACAACTCCAGTTAGAAATACTTATAAACGAAATATCGAAAACAAGGATCAATTATCTCCTTTTAATCTTGATACCCCTAATAGGAGAAAGATATTACAAGATGGTCTTCCCGCTAAACGTGGTACAGTACTCGGAAGCGGTGGGTTTGGTACTGTGTATAAGGCGTTTTACAAAG GTGATCAAGTAGCAGCTAAAATGATGCAGACAGAAAAGTGTTCCAGTGCCCTGAGCTCTGAAAAACATGCCTcttttttaaaacattctAATATAGTAAAAGTATTGATGGTCGAACAAGGTGTTTCTTTATCTTTAATTGCAATGGAATTATGTGGTCCTACTTTACAAGATCGTTTAGACGAAACGGCATTAACTAAATTTGAAAGAGTTTCCATATTAAGAGATGTGACTAGTGCACTACAATTTTGTCACAATGCTGGCATTGTTCATGCAGATGTTAAGCCCAAGAACATCTTAATGTCTGCAGATGGTTTATCAAAACTTACTGACTTTGGTAGTTCTGTATCAGTAGGAGAACCAAGTGAAATTACAGAATTTCAT GGTACACCAGGGTATAGTGCTCCAGAAGTATTAAAAGGAAATACACCAACTCCTGCAGCAGATATTTATTCTTTAGGTATTGTAGCTTGGCAAATGATATCTAGAAAACTACCATTTGCTGGATTACATAGTCACacaattatatatatttctgcAAAGGGAAGCCGACCCAAAGATGATGACAGTGATGATGAATTTAATG GTACAAGCTGCAATAAAAAACGATTGATGATAGAAATACACATTTTCAAGTTATATTAA
- the LOC114876555 gene encoding serine/threonine-protein kinase mos isoform X8 — protein MYCSCYKYSCKMASPQRLAAKLYNISPRLLKNVEKRQFLSPTTPVRNTYKRNIENKDQLSPFNLDTPNRRKILQDGLPAKRGTVLGSGGFGTVYKAFYKGDQVAAKMMQTEKCSSALSSEKHASFLKHSNIVKVLMVEQGVSLSLIAMELCGPTLQDRLDETALTKFERVSILRDVTSALQFCHNAGIVHADVKPKNILMSADGLSKLTDFGSSVSVGEPSEITEFHGTPGYSAPEVLKGNTPTPAADIYSLADPKMMTVMMNLMVQAAIKND, from the exons ATGTATTGTTCTTGTTACAAATACAGTTGCAAAATGGCTTCACCACAAAGGCTAGCAGCtaaattgtataatatatcACCCCGTTTGCTAAAGAATGTGGAAAAAAg ACAATTCTTAAGTCCAACAACTCCAGTTAGAAATACTTATAAACGAAATATCGAAAACAAGGATCAATTATCTCCTTTTAATCTTGATACCCCTAATAGGAGAAAGATATTACAAGATGGTCTTCCCGCTAAACGTGGTACAGTACTCGGAAGCGGTGGGTTTGGTACTGTGTATAAGGCGTTTTACAAAG GTGATCAAGTAGCAGCTAAAATGATGCAGACAGAAAAGTGTTCCAGTGCCCTGAGCTCTGAAAAACATGCCTcttttttaaaacattctAATATAGTAAAAGTATTGATGGTCGAACAAGGTGTTTCTTTATCTTTAATTGCAATGGAATTATGTGGTCCTACTTTACAAGATCGTTTAGACGAAACGGCATTAACTAAATTTGAAAGAGTTTCCATATTAAGAGATGTGACTAGTGCACTACAATTTTGTCACAATGCTGGCATTGTTCATGCAGATGTTAAGCCCAAGAACATCTTAATGTCTGCAGATGGTTTATCAAAACTTACTGACTTTGGTAGTTCTGTATCAGTAGGAGAACCAAGTGAAATTACAGAATTTCAT GGTACACCAGGGTATAGTGCTCCAGAAGTATTAAAAGGAAATACACCAACTCCTGCAGCAGATATTTATTCTTTAG CCGACCCAAAGATGATGACAGTGATGATGAATTTAATG GTACAAGCTGCAATAAAAAACGATTGA
- the LOC114876555 gene encoding serine/threonine-protein kinase mos isoform X2, with protein MYCSCYKYSCKMASPQRLAAKLYNISPRLLKNVEKRQFLSPTTPVRNTYKRNIENKDQLSPFNLDTPNRRKILQDGLPAKRGTVLGSGGFGTVYKAFYKGDQVAAKMMQTEKCSSALSSEKHASFLKHSNIVKVLMVEQGVSLSLIAMELCGPTLQDRLDETALTKFERVSILRDVTSALQFCHNAGIVHADVKPKNILMSADGLSKLTDFGSSVSVGEPSEITEFHGTPGYSAPEVLKGNTPTPAADIYSLGIVAWQMISRKLPFAGLHSHTIIYISAKGSRPKDDDSDDEFNGVYKTLYRKMWSQNASDRPTTNEIISKINTMIA; from the exons ATGTATTGTTCTTGTTACAAATACAGTTGCAAAATGGCTTCACCACAAAGGCTAGCAGCtaaattgtataatatatcACCCCGTTTGCTAAAGAATGTGGAAAAAAg ACAATTCTTAAGTCCAACAACTCCAGTTAGAAATACTTATAAACGAAATATCGAAAACAAGGATCAATTATCTCCTTTTAATCTTGATACCCCTAATAGGAGAAAGATATTACAAGATGGTCTTCCCGCTAAACGTGGTACAGTACTCGGAAGCGGTGGGTTTGGTACTGTGTATAAGGCGTTTTACAAAG GTGATCAAGTAGCAGCTAAAATGATGCAGACAGAAAAGTGTTCCAGTGCCCTGAGCTCTGAAAAACATGCCTcttttttaaaacattctAATATAGTAAAAGTATTGATGGTCGAACAAGGTGTTTCTTTATCTTTAATTGCAATGGAATTATGTGGTCCTACTTTACAAGATCGTTTAGACGAAACGGCATTAACTAAATTTGAAAGAGTTTCCATATTAAGAGATGTGACTAGTGCACTACAATTTTGTCACAATGCTGGCATTGTTCATGCAGATGTTAAGCCCAAGAACATCTTAATGTCTGCAGATGGTTTATCAAAACTTACTGACTTTGGTAGTTCTGTATCAGTAGGAGAACCAAGTGAAATTACAGAATTTCAT GGTACACCAGGGTATAGTGCTCCAGAAGTATTAAAAGGAAATACACCAACTCCTGCAGCAGATATTTATTCTTTAGGTATTGTAGCTTGGCAAATGATATCTAGAAAACTACCATTTGCTGGATTACATAGTCACacaattatatatatttctgcAAAGGGAAGCCGACCCAAAGATGATGACAGTGATGATGAATTTAATGGTGTGTATAAAACACTATACAGGAAAATGTGGTCACAGAATGCTAGTGACAGACCCACAACTAATGAAATAATAAGTAAGATCAATACAATGATTGCTTAG
- the LOC114876555 gene encoding serine/threonine-protein kinase mos isoform X6, whose translation MYCSCYKYSCKMASPQRLAAKLYNISPRLLKNVEKRQFLSPTTPVRNTYKRNIENKDQLSPFNLDTPNRRKILQDGLPAKRGTVLGSGGFGTVYKAFYKGDQVAAKMMQTEKCSSALSSEKHASFLKHSNIVKVLMVEQGVSLSLIAMELCGPTLQDRLDETALTKFERVSILRDVTSALQFCHNAGIVHADVKPKNILMSADGLSKLTDFGSSVSVGEPSEITEFHGTPGYSAPEVLKGNTPTPAADIYSLADPKMMTVMMNLMVCIKHYTGKCGHRMLVTDPQLMK comes from the exons ATGTATTGTTCTTGTTACAAATACAGTTGCAAAATGGCTTCACCACAAAGGCTAGCAGCtaaattgtataatatatcACCCCGTTTGCTAAAGAATGTGGAAAAAAg ACAATTCTTAAGTCCAACAACTCCAGTTAGAAATACTTATAAACGAAATATCGAAAACAAGGATCAATTATCTCCTTTTAATCTTGATACCCCTAATAGGAGAAAGATATTACAAGATGGTCTTCCCGCTAAACGTGGTACAGTACTCGGAAGCGGTGGGTTTGGTACTGTGTATAAGGCGTTTTACAAAG GTGATCAAGTAGCAGCTAAAATGATGCAGACAGAAAAGTGTTCCAGTGCCCTGAGCTCTGAAAAACATGCCTcttttttaaaacattctAATATAGTAAAAGTATTGATGGTCGAACAAGGTGTTTCTTTATCTTTAATTGCAATGGAATTATGTGGTCCTACTTTACAAGATCGTTTAGACGAAACGGCATTAACTAAATTTGAAAGAGTTTCCATATTAAGAGATGTGACTAGTGCACTACAATTTTGTCACAATGCTGGCATTGTTCATGCAGATGTTAAGCCCAAGAACATCTTAATGTCTGCAGATGGTTTATCAAAACTTACTGACTTTGGTAGTTCTGTATCAGTAGGAGAACCAAGTGAAATTACAGAATTTCAT GGTACACCAGGGTATAGTGCTCCAGAAGTATTAAAAGGAAATACACCAACTCCTGCAGCAGATATTTATTCTTTAG CCGACCCAAAGATGATGACAGTGATGATGAATTTAATGGTGTGTATAAAACACTATACAGGAAAATGTGGTCACAGAATGCTAGTGACAGACCCACAACTAATGAAATAA